A stretch of the Cheilinus undulatus linkage group 11, ASM1832078v1, whole genome shotgun sequence genome encodes the following:
- the LOC121517813 gene encoding ADP-ribosylation factor-like protein 8A has translation MIALINKLLDWFKALFWKEEMELTLVGLQYSGKTTFVNVIASGQFSEDMIPTVGFNMRKITKGNVTIKLWDIGGQPRFRSMWERYCRGVSAIVYMVDAADPEKIEASKNELHNLLDKPQLQGIPVLVLGNKRDLPGALDEKELIERMNLSAIQDREICCYSISCKEKDNIDITLQWLIQHSRTKRSS, from the exons ATGATAGCGCTAATTAACAAACTGCTGGACTGGTTCAAGGCGCTCTTCTggaaggaggagatggagctgACCCTGGTGGGGCTGCAGTACTCCGGGAAAACCACCTTCGTCAACGTGATAGCG tccGGACAATTCAGTGAAGACATGATCCCAACAGTCGGGTTTAACATGAGGAAGATCACTAAAGGAAATGTCACCATCAAG ttgTGGGATATCGGCGGTCAGCCTCGATTCAGGAGCATGTGGGAGCGTTACTGTCGAGGAGTCAGTGCGATTGT CTACATGGTGGACGCAGCAGACCCAGAGAAGATCGAAGCCTCCAAGAACGAACTCCACAACCTGCTGGACAAACCGCAGCTGCAGGGCATTCCT GTTTTGGTTCTGGGAAACAAGAGGGACCTACCAGGGGCTCTGGATGAGAAGGAGCTCATAGAGAGGAT GAACCTGTCGGCCATCCAGGACAGAGAGATCTGCTGCTATTCCATCTCCTGCAAGGAGAAAGACAACATTG acatCACTCTTCAGTGGTTGATCCAACACTCCAGGACTAAGAGGAGTTCCTGA